The Electrophorus electricus isolate fEleEle1 chromosome 8, fEleEle1.pri, whole genome shotgun sequence genome contains the following window.
TGTATTGTAAATACTGTAAGGTCATTATATTCTTGAAATGGCATTTTTCTGTAGTATTTCTATAGTTTTTCTCTATAGTGTCTGAAAAAAGAGGAATAATACAGTAATATCTTAGTAATCCTATACATGGTTATTGTACTGTATAATAGTTGTTTAATATTGTGGCATCTgaccagagagaggaagaggctcTGAGGATACAGCTAGAGGTCACATGTGCCACACGCCTCTCAGCAGCTGTAATTAGTtaaattttttatgttttaagaatgttattttattagtgGGTCCTGATTTACCTTGTTTAGTTGTGTCCGTTTTAGTTAGTAAttttattgtattcattttattgGATTTTAATTCGGAGCCAACATGTGGGTGTCATTTACCCAGATTTATCATGCTTGATAGATGCACTAGATTTCTCTTTCTCGGCTTCTCTGCTTCAGTGACATAAAAAATCTCATATGGAAGTAAATTTGAATGATAGTGTAGCTATACCGGGTCTTGCATGATGCTGAAAGGATGGGTAATTGTGTCTCTGAACACAGCTAATTAGTTGTTTCTAgcaatttaattaaattttttaaaaagtgcatttgatGAATGACAATTCACACAAGTCTGTCTTTGTGAATGCTTTATTTAAACGCATATTTCTTGGATGTAAAATCATGCTATATCATAATTAAGCTAATaatgtttgaaaaacaaaaaaactttaaagtgTTGGAACATGCAATGGGAGTTAAGGTGTTTAGTAAAACTAGTGCATATGACTTTATTCTTCTCCCAACTACCCTTATTGGTCCTTGAAGTGAGGGTGAGAGAAATTCTGAGCTACCTCAAGCTTCCACGTATCTTTAGCCAGAATGCCATTTCTGGAGTTGAATATTTCAGCCAGAGAGGAGGCCATTGGAGAAGGACTGTAATCTGCACACTTTGGACCCTGTAGACTAGGAGCACATTCTACAGtataggaaaaaaagaaggtgCCATACTTAAACATACAAACCTCACTCCATTTTCCACTTTTAAGATCAAAATCACATGTACCTAGAAGGTTACTATTCCAGTAGGTGTCTCTATCATACACATTAAAGGTAAGCTTATTTTTCAGAGATATCGTGATGGAACCAAACTCAAATGATTCATTCCAGTGAGGATTGTCATTTTCATGAATCACTGCAGTGCGCCTAATTAGATCACCATATATAACATCCACACTGGCATCTGTTTTGGAGAATGTATCTCCATATAAATTTTCAGCATGAAGTTTAAAGACCTTCAGTGTGGCAAGACCTCTTTCAGTAGGACAGCAGTTGGACAGTATATTTGTACTTCtttgacaaacacagacacagcggTCTCTGGCACTGTTATTCTTCCCTATTTTACAAGACTCAGAGCAAACTTGCTTTAAGGCATTATTCCTTATATACTTTTCTATGGCTGACTTCAATCCCTTTTTAGCAGGGTTATTATCATTCAGCAGTAAGTGGAGCGGTTTAAGAGTGTATGTCACTACGTCTGGGATGGACTTCAAGGATTCCTGCCACACTTTTCGGGCATTTTGAGATGTAGTGGAAAAAAGGAGGTCTTCATCATTGATGTTCCCTCCTGTAACCTCTGTTTGTCGGTCATCAAACATTGAGCTGAATGTTTCTTTAATATTCAGTTTCTTCTTTAGTTCTTGACAGTGAGAGaattctgttttcagtgttacaCCTTGATATGTCCCTGATGCTTCTACATCCAAGCAGTCCTTAGCTGCTGTGTCTGTAAGGCCATCCATTGCTGCTTTACAGGTTTTGATGGCAGTTACTGCCGATATCTTCCCACCCAGATCGACTCCTGTGGTATAGTGAGTGCCGAATCTATCAATTATGCTTTGATAGGAGTGTGAATCATATGTGGGGTAAAGAGACTTCACAGCTTGAAGAAAGTCCTGATGCAGTGGGGGTGATGATGCTATTTTGTAGCTGTAAAGTAATTTTTAGTCCATTAATATTTATGGATTGGACacagtgaaaatgaatctcttattgaaaagtttttcaacattttacatCAAAGAATGTCTCACCTGTAAAAGCTGCATTTGACTTCATGCTTAGCGAAACTGAATTTGTCTTCTTTTGACTTTGCCATAGCGTTGGTTGCCTCACGGGAATGGGTGCCCCCTAATGATCCACCAGCTGTTAATGGTATGTCCAAACCAACTTTCCAGTTATTTGAGACTGAAGAGGTAGAATCTTTTACAACAGCTTCACTTGACTCATACATTTTGCTGGAAATCTTCTGTGAACACTTTGAAATTGATCTCCAGAATACCACAGCAATGGGCAGCTTCTCCGTTTGTCCGTTTAAGTATCTGTTTTTATGCAATTTGCAGCTGCCGTTTCCTGTGTTCCACGTTTCCATGTCGATGACATAGGAACCTTTACGCTCCATCTTCACAATGTCAAAGCCCTCTCCTCCAAGGTTGTACCCAGGGACAAAGTCAGAATTCTTGCAATCTTCTGGACTCCCCAGTATCAGTTGATCTTCAGCAGTGATCACAGAGATCAGAGAGTAGCACAGCCACCAGCCCACAAGGCAATTACGCATCCACCCCATCATATGAGATAACTGCAAAGTTCaatgtattttaaagtaattcAAATGACAAATAAGTGGTGAATTAGAAAACTGAACTCTTTATCTGAGATAAGAATAATTTCAGACCAAATGACACTGCTTTTTAAAGACCGTAGCAGAGGGAGGGACTGTCTTCTTCACTCTATTTAAACACCTGTGGTTGACCACTGAAACTAACACTGTGACGTGTGGAAATGTACCTTAGATGATGCATTGGTGTTCAACTCCTGCCAGTATGATTTAGAAGACCTATTATAAATCAGCATTCTTAATCTTAGTAATTATATAGCAGAAAAAAGTGAAGGTTCAGATTATAGGTACATGACAGTCTCCTGACCTCAACATCACTGAGCCATTTAGAACAGCCAAACTAAAAGACAGGTTTGAAAGGTAAGTTTCAgttatggatttttaaaaatttgtgcTGATCCAATTGGGCCATTTCTGAAGTTATGTGACACTTGGCCCCAAATCTAcaacctcccccctcccccaaaaaagttttttgtaaACAGTTACAGATGTGTATACATTTTCCTCCACTCACTCCTGTGTAAAAATATCACATCAACATTGCAGTGACTCTTacactagtaaaaaaaaaacccacaccaatAGCGGTGTGATACATTACAATTAGTTCAACGTCTGTAACCTGCGGCTGAGAGATGGCACAGTCAAAGCCTTTCAAAGAAGCAAACTGTCCTGCTGAAAAGTGTATTGAGAAGAAGAAGCAACTGAGAATCATTTCCTGGCTGAGTTtctacttttgttgttttgtgttaaaaTCAAAAGAGGTTCTACGTGCTCTGCTGCCACTCACATCCTTCCTTCCCTTTCTGACATAGAGACGTCCACATGGTGTACCTAATAAGATGGTCAGTTAGTGTAGATACAAAGAAGgtgtttattataaagtgtCTGCTAAAGTGTCTTAAAGGACAGGACTTGTTTGGTCTGAtcagaatttctttttttttttttttaccatcaaAACATCCTGCTACATGTAACAAGTTCAATTTTGCTCAGTAGTTTGGtaagttaataaatgttttttataaatttaaataGCAGACATGTGATACAATTAAATAACAAACATGAGAGCTCTTTGCACTGTGAAAAATGAAACTATACATTAGAATGCTTTATGATTTGTCACCATACTAAGTGCATACAAAACactttagatagggccttagcagtgtgtactgagtgtaatgttccataGGGTCTTTcgatagggccttagcagtgtgtactgagtgtaatgttccataGGGTCTTTAtatagggccttagcagtgtgtactgagtgtaatgttccatgGGGTCTTTcgatagggccttagcagtgtgtactgagtgtaatgttccataGGGTCTTTAGATAGtgccttagcagtgtgtactgagtgtaatgttccatagggtctttagatagggccttagcagtgtgtactgagtgtaatgttccatggggtctttagatagggccttagcagtgtgtactgagtgtaatgtttcatagtgtctttagatagggccttagcagtgtgtactgagtgtaatgttccataGGGTCTTTATATAaggccttagcagtgtgtactgagtgtaatgttctatagggtctttagatagggccttagcagtgtctactgagtgtaatgtttcatagtgtctttATATAAGGCCTTAGCAGTGTCTACTGAGTATAATGTTCCATggggtctttagatagggccttagcagtgtgtactgagtgtaatgttccaaagggtctttagatagggccttagcggtgtgtactgagtgtaatgttccatggggtctttagatagggccttagcagtgtgtactgagtgtaatgttccatggggtctttagatagggccttagcagtgtgtactgagtgtaatgtttcatagtgtctttagatagggccttagcagtgtgtactgagtgtaatgttccataGGGTCTTTATATAAGGCCTTAGCAGTGtctactgagtgtaatgttccataGTGTCTTTATATAAGGCCTttgcagtgtgtactgagtgtaatgttccataGGGTCTTTATATAAGGCCTTAGCAGTGtctactgagtgtaatgttccatagggtctttagatagggccttagcagtgtgtactgagtgtaatgtttcatagtgtctttagatagggccttagcggtgtgtactgagtgtaatgtttcatagtgtctttGAGACTGAAGAGGTAGAATCTTTTACAACAGCTTCACTTGACTCATACATTTTGCTGGAAATCTTCTGTGAACACTTTGAAATTGATCTCCAGAATACCACAGCAATGGGCAGCTTCTCCGTTTGTCCGTTTAATTATCTGTTTTTATGCAATTTGCAGCTGCCGTTTCCTGTGTTCCACGTTTCCATGTCGATGACATAGGAACCTTTACGCTCCATCTTCACAATGTCAAAGCCCTCTCCTCCAAGGTTGTACCCAGGGACAAAGTCAGAATTCTTGCAATCTTCTGGACTCCCCAGTATCAGTTGATCTTC
Protein-coding sequences here:
- the LOC118241927 gene encoding perforin-1-like, whose product is MMGWMRNCLVGWWLCYSLISVITAEDQLILGSPEDCKNSDFVPGYNLGGEGFDIVKMERKGSYVIDMETWNTGNGSCKLHKNRYLNGQTEKLPIAVVFWRSISKCSQKISSKMYESSEAVVKDSTSSVSNNWKVGLDIPLTAGGSLGGTHSREATNAMAKSKEDKFSFAKHEVKCSFYSYKIASSPPLHQDFLQAVKSLYPTYDSHSYQSIIDRFGTHYTTGVDLGGKISAVTAIKTCKAAMDGLTDTAAKDCLDVEASGTYQGVTLKTEFSHCQELKKKLNIKETFSSMFDDRQTEVTGGNINDEDLLFSTTSQNARKVWQESLKSIPDVVTYTLKPLHLLLNDNNPAKKGLKSAIEKYIRNNALKQVCSESCKIGKNNSARDRCVCVCQRSTNILSNCCPTERGLATLKVFKLHAENLYGDTFSKTDASVDVIYGDLIRRTAVIHENDNPHWNESFEFGSITISLKNKLTFNVYDRDTYWNSNLLGTCDFDLKSGKWSEVCMFKYGTFFFSYTVECAPSLQGPKCADYSPSPMASSLAEIFNSRNGILAKDTWKLEVAQNFSHPHFKDQ